Proteins from a genomic interval of Dunckerocampus dactyliophorus isolate RoL2022-P2 chromosome 5, RoL_Ddac_1.1, whole genome shotgun sequence:
- the LOC129181703 gene encoding zinc finger C3H1 domain-containing protein-like isoform X1, with the protein MSQDSVADVSRDETELEDGEICDDDGEDTAAVRRGEGNSRPGCGPARVPMQPYMVNPAPDYRRMMPYDVHGPPNHRQQCGPSGPDRPHGTTQPPPMCGPGPRPSFWERSHDALGRFRHRAMPNGGRGAWHRGGWAGGGPRAQMGRYGPGENNNWKQKQLGRNMTRRAPPGATKCDGGFEETFEDLLSKYKQIQLELECIRKEESKALEAKGQDVETKGQVVLTKSLTSETKGQGVDCCRPAKSLIPPEASGEGPSENKKSFQAFNIKPLRAKLSTPVSLDTSVQEEEAGERATKADTEQKTGKQAEAEVVVSCMCCDEEVKHDGQSSGRESPASSEDVYICLDELGDQVEEEDLSELQLRLLALQSASKKWQQKEQQVMKRTREPVAQATTPNRLRVTTRSATADRSRSRSKPQDRERDKYKAGTRPPERDRPKQSSKPGAKTSLERSRSAAKNPVSKKSTGPGSTVKPPFRKQQQMWEMQEDDECYKREDEIRRIRDLSNQDEQYKRFMKLVGGKMHSGAKARDGELRKSTGKAGLDATGNLYQYDNYDEVAMDTDSEAGSPARPPFPVEEPAFVVPSTSTPMAASLPPPPPLPPPANEQAPPPKPPFADEEEEEEMLLRETCLMSMATKRVPAKEQEKVWSGPSSPSAAPAEDSEQPSRGNLSAVNLNTMAASHGNKFTRGVPRTPLVLPRHKSVVVSLHESDDSDSDLDACSSTQGVIGGLEFMIKEARRTVEATKPKGASGSEKENNPLRTPEALPEAKKAEYRLLREELASREKQKASNKGAGPLPAAITATVDSLEQKLQKQRELLLRDETLLKNLLQQELKKTEALKAAESKVVRLKEQIQASEKIVLANKTLLKKLQEQVRRVEHRVSIKKTVAARLEQDLLRAQQVAGREPKRKAETMQKTPRKLQRVGSTNISLERHFADLMAQKQLLQQLESEYALKIQKLKEAQALRNKVAASEPPAELRPKPSVIPDPKACSPAASSPPLPSQPSLHDLTQDKLVLDSEDSPEAEDSDSAPVPCAVATLPRRHSLRQSISSTKPNLEQLTPTPAKDCSTSKPAKSSTAGPIDTYAGLDLDALRRRYQRHGGLGELLLKELHKVDEDMDWPESAKVLTVDVEATRQPSGHPRPVPFGPYRSPLLVFRSYRFSPYYRTKEKLCLSSPTYSNSIQPKQCFCRFDLTGTCNDDDCPWQHMRSCTLTGSLLFQDVLSYNLSLIGCSESSTDSQVSAATEKYLTKLFGPNKDGMGVDQKAVFLVSKVNESRRHVPPFTTWKDKRKWRPSAQSERRAEPEGEDDTAAGNQMSLTSDISGLPGGMSTLDTCVTSEDKRYFVSDIDDISKLESSVLDNPGDTQLWIKLTFRYLHQGDTPPAECLEAALNTLSRALENNCDDPEVWAHYLTLFSRRGSREEVQEMCEMAVEHAPDRRVWWNYLTLESSFEGKDYVCERLLNFLLAEASGDVSKEHSFQLLEAVLHRVHLNVFTGRVDAALAIFQMALKLGHSQSVAGHLMASDHAMAWLCYIHLKEFRRLPSSLYDPLDSGPSRLVSTEHFLLPWRTVQDISMPHDDIMTLFRDAISQCSDESLMLSERTSACLPLHTNFLLLHRLLDRLEDGVSMCETLLEACPESCSLRNALADLHVRSGNCERAVSLWLHALAECPNNAEVFYHCCSFLMAQDKASAITPLFRGFVLSLCEDERSHMMPVDILRNILGLPTDHMCAAPIIKKDLEEQINKQMSYLHLLHCRWLWLHGSVDDTLDAFERALGSAARIEELHRLWTDYLMFCSNPHFQSQAAGHLSELVLRCLSTVPSRLEVPFDPAHFWTCYRFHNKVVSLYLSCVDKSQHGMVLERLHYMMPTNIALALRLLHQEWTEGNLEHMGFQARMLTSSAPKSLASWKIAIAVETELRHLSEVRRRGNETPNHSVKLLMLMPHIGGLYLNIPEFSFPWRWKMASRTLHLHTKYGSMKPLLVFANLIFIS; encoded by the exons ATGAGTCAGGACTCGGTGGCTGATGTTTCGAGAGACGAGACCGAGCTCGAAGACGGAGAAATCTGCGACGACGACGGCGAGGACACCGCCGCCGTTCGACGGGGGGAAGGGAACAGCAGGCCCGGCTGCGGGCCTGCCAGGGTGCCGATGCAACCTTACATGGTAAACCCAGCGCCAGACTACCGCCGCATGATGCCTTACGACGTACACGGACCGCCGAACCACAGACAACAATGCGGGCCTAGCGGGCCGGACCGGCCGCACGGTACCACACAGCCGCCTCCTATGTGTGGGCCCGGTCCACGGCCCAGCTTCTGGGAGCGGAGCCACGATGCCCTGGGGAGGTTCAGACACCGCGCCATGCCCAACGGAGGGCGCGGGGCCTGGCACCGAGGAGGTTGGGCGGGTGGCGGCCCCAGAGCCCAGATGGGTCGGTACGGACCTGGAGAGAATAACAACTGGAAAC AAAAGCAGCTCGGGCGAAACATGACCCGAAGAGCGCCACCTGGTGCCACTAAATGCGATGGCGGCTTCGAAGAGACCTTTGAGGACTTACTGTCCAAGTATAAGCAGATTCAGTTGGAGCTCGAGTGCATCCGCAAGGAGGAGAGCAAGGCGCTCGAGGCCAAAGGTCAAGATGTGGAGACCAAAGGTCAGGTCGTGCTGACCAAAAGTCTAACCTCAGAGACCAAAGGTCAGGGTGTGGACTGTTGTCGTCCTGCGAAATCTCTGATTCCTCCAGAAGCGTCCGGCGAGGGCCCGTCAGAAAATAAGAAAAGCTTCCAGGCGTTCAACATCAAGCCACTACGAGCGAAACTGTCCACGCCCGTCAGTCTGGACACTAGTgtccaggaggaggaggcaggtgaGCGAG CGACAAAGGCAGACACAGAGCAGAAGACGGGAAAACAGGCTGAGGCAGAGGTGGTGGTGTCTTGCATGTGCTGTGATGAGGAAGTAAAGCATGATGGGCAAAGCTCTGGCAGAGAGTCGCCTGCCTCCAGCGAAGATGTTTACATCTGCCTGGATGAG CTGGGGGAccaggtggaggaggaagaCCTATCGGAGCTCCAGCTACGTCTCCTCGCGCTGCAGTCTGCCAGCAAGAAGTGGCAACAGAAGGAGCAGCAGGTGATGAAGAGGACCAGAGAGCCCGTGGCCCAAGCGACTACACCCAACAGGCTGAGGGTCACGACCAGGTCTGCGACTGCCGACAGGAGCCGGTCCAGGTCCAAGCCTCAGGATAGGGAGCGGGACAAATACAAGGCTGGGACAAGGCCCCCGGAGAGAGACCGGCCAAAGCAGAGTTCCAAACCTGGAGCCAAAACCTCTCTGGAACGAAGCAGATCTGCCGCTAAAAACCCTGTGTCCAAGAAGTCGACAGGCCCAG GCTCAACGGTCAAACCGCCCTTCAGGAAACAGCAGCAGATGTGGGAGATGCAGGAGGACGATGAGTGTTATAAACGAGAGGATGAAATCCGCAGAATCCGGGACCTGTCCAACCAGGACGAGCAATACAAGCGCTTCATGAAGTTGGTGGGGGGGAAGATGCATAGTGGTGCCAAG gcTAGGGATGGAGAACTCAGAAAGTCCACTGGTAAAGCGGGCCTGGATGCCACAGGAAATCTCTACCAGTATGATAACTATGACGAGGTTGCTATGGACACGGACAGCGAGGCGGGATCCCCAG cACGCCCCCCGTTTCCTGTGGAAGAGCCTGCCTTTGTGGTG CCCTCTACCTCCACCCCTATGGCCGCCAGCCTTCCCCCGCCACCACCCCTACCCCCTCCTGCCAACGAACAGGCGCCCCCTCCCAAGCCTCCGTTCgctgatgaggaagaggaggaggagatgctgCTCAGGGAGACCTGTCTAATGTCCATGGCCACCAAACGGGTGCCAGCAAAAGAG CAGGAGAAGGTCTGGAGTGGTCCTTCTTCCCCGAGTGCGGCGCCCGCAGAAGACAGTGAGCAGCCCAGCAGAGGAAACTTGAGTGCCGTCAACCTCAACACAATGGCGGCGTCCCACGGGAACAAGTTCACTCGAGGAGTTCCCAGAACACCTCTGGTG CTCCCCCGACACAAGTCTGTGGTGGTGTCACTCCACGAATCAGATGACAGCGACTCGGACTTGGATGCGTGCAGCTCCACACAGGGCGTGATTGGTGGTCTGGAGTTTATGATCAAAGAGGCGCGCAGGACCGTGGAG GCAACAAAACCCAAAGGTGCGTCTGGATCGGAGAAAGAGAACAACCCATTACGAACGCCAGAAGCCTTACCTGAAGCCAAGAAGGCGGAGTACCGCCTCCTCAGAGAGGAGCTCGCCAG CAGGGAGAAGCAGAAGGCGTCAAATAAAGGAGCTGGCCCATTGCCTGCTGCCATCACTGCCACTGTTGACTCGCTCGAGCAAAAGCTGCAAAAGCAAAG AGAGTTGCTCCTCCGCGATGAGACACTGCTGAAGAACCTCCTGCAGCAGGAGCTCAAGAAGACTGAGGCCCTGAAGGCGGCAGAGTCCAAGGTGGTGCGGCTGAAGGAGCAGATCCAAGCATCAGAGAAGATTGTGCTGGCGAACAAGACGCTGCTCAAGAAGCTTCAGGAACAG GTGCGGCGTGTGGAGCACCGTGTGTCCATCAAGAAGACTGTAGCGGCTCGCTTGGAGCAGGATCTGCTTCGGGCTCAGCAGGTTGCAGGAAGGGAACCCAAACGCAAAGCCGAAACTATGCAGAAAACG CCCAGGAAACTGCAGCGGGTCGGCAGCACCAATATCAGCCTGGAACGTCACTTTGCAGATCTCATGGCTCAGAAGCAGCTGCTGCAACAGCTGGAGTCTGAATATGCCCTCAAGATCCAGAAGCTGAAGGAGGCCCAGGCCCTGCGCAACAAAGTAGCAGCATCGGAACCTCCAGCTGAACTGCGGCCCAAACCCTCCGTCATTCCTGACCCAAAAGCTTGTTCGCCAGCTGCCTCCAGCCCACCCCTGCCATCCCAGCCTTCCCTGCATGATCTCACCCAGGACAAGCTGGTTCTAGACAGTGAGGACAGCCCAGAGGCAGAGGATTCAGATTCGGCGCCTGTGCCTTGTGCCGTGGCCACTCTCCCCCGGCGCCATTCTTTGCGTCAATCCATCTCCTCCACTAAACCCAACTTGGAGCAGCTGACCCCAACGCCCGCCAAAGACTGTAGCACCTCCAAGCCCGCCAAGAGCAGCACGGCTGGGCCCATTGATACGTATGCGGGTCTGGACCTGGACGCACTGAGGCGCCGGTACCAACGGCATGGCGGGCTGGGGGAGTTACTCCTGAAAGAGCTGCACAAAGTAGACGAGGACATGGACTGGCCTGAAAGTGCAAAG gtgctCACGGTGGATGTAGAAGCAACCAGACAACCCAGTGGACATCCAAGACCGGTCCCTTTTGGACCTTACCGTAGCCCTCTGCTGGTCTTCAGGTCTTACAG GTTTAGTCCATACTACAGGACCAAGGAGAAGTTGTGTCTGAGCTCGCCCACCTACAGCAACTCCATCCAGCCCAAACAGTGTTTCTGTCGCTTTGACCTGACTGGAACCTGCAACGATGATGACTGTCCATG GCAGCACATGAGGAGCTGTACTCTGACAGGAAGCCTGCTCTTCCAGGATGTTCTCTCCTACAACTTGTCTCTGATCGGCTGCTCTGAGAGCTCCACTGACAGTCAAGTCAGCGCCGCTACGG AAAAGTACCTGACGAAACTGTTTGGTCCGAACAAGGACGGAATGGGTGTGGACCAGAAGGCCGTCTTCCTGGTCAGCAAAGTCAACGAGAGCCGCCGTCACG tCCCACCTTTTACAACCTGGAAGGACAAGAGGAAATGGAGGCCGTCTGCTCAAAGCGAGCGCCGTGCAGAGCCCGAAGGGGAAGATGATACCGCAGCAGGGAATCAGATGTCCCTAACATCTG ACATCAGCGGCCTGCCTGGCGGCATGAGCACATTGGACACGTGTGTGACATCAGAAGACAAGCGTTACTTCGTCAGCGACATTGACGACATCTCCAAGCTGGAGAGCAGCGTGTTGGACAACCCTGGAGACACTCAACTGTGGATCAAACTCACATTCAgatacctccaccaaggcgACAC GCCACCAGCTGAGTGTTTGGAGGCCGCCCTGAACACACTGTCCCGTGCTCTGGAGAACAACTGTGACGACCCCGAAGTGTGGGCGCACTACTTGACGCTCTTCTCCCGCCGCGGTAGCCGTGAGGAAGTGCAGGAGATGTGCGAGATGGCCGTGGAACACGCCCCCGACCGCCGCGTTTGGTGGAAC tATTTGACCTTGGAGAGCTCATTCGAGGGGAAGGACTACGTGTGCGAACGTCTGCTGAACTTCCTGCTTGCCGAAGCATCAGGGGACGTGTCGAAGGAGCATTCCTTCCAGCTGTTGGAGGCTGTGCTCCATCGAGTCCACTTGAACGTGTTCACGGGACGGGTGGACGCTGCCCTCGCCATCTTCCAG ATGGCCTTGAAGTTGGGTCACAGCCAGAGTGTCGCCGGTCACCTGATGGCGAGCGACCATGCGATGGCGTGGCTGTGTTACATCCACCTGAAGGAGTTCAGGCGTCTTCCATCAAGCCTGTATGACCCGTTAGACTCTGGCCCGTCCAGGCTGGTCAGCACTGAGCATTTCCTGTTGCCCTGGCGGACAGTCCAGGACATCAGCATGCCGCATGACGACATTATGACCCTCTTCCGAG ATGCCATCAGTCAGTGCAGTGACGAATCGTTGATGCTAAGTGAGAGGACGTCTGCATGCCTGCCGCTCCACACCAACTTCCTGCTCCTGCACAGGCTGTTGGACAG GTTGGAGGACGGTGTGTCGATGTGCGAGACACTGCTGGAGGCGTGTCCTGAGTCGTGCAGCCTGCGTAATGCTCTGGCCGACCTCCATGTGCGCTCAGGGAATTGCGAGCGCGCCGTTAGCTTGTGGCTACACGCACTCGCTGAGTGTCCCAACAACGCAGAGGTCTTCTACCACTGCTGCAGTTTCCTCATGGCTCAG GACAAAGCGAGCGCCATCACGCCGCTTTTCCGAGGGTTTGTCCTGTCTCTGTGCGAGGACGAGCGCAGTCACATGATGCCTGTGGACATCTTGAG GAACATCCTCGGCCTTCCGACAGACCACATGTGCGCTGCTCCCATCATCAAAAAGGATCTGGAAGAGCAGATCAACAAGCAGATGTCCTACCTGCACCTGCTTCACTG TCGCTGGCTGTGGTTGCACGGCTCCGTGGACGACACGCTGGATGCCTTTGAGCGAGCGCTGGGCTCAGCCGCGCGAATTGAGGAGCTGCACCGCCTGTGGACGGA CTACCTGATGTTCTGCAGCAACCCGCACTTCCAATCTCAGGCTGCTGGGCATTTGTCAGAGCTTGTCCTGCGCTGCCTTAGTACGGTACCGTCTCGTCTCGAGGTGCCCTTTGACCCAGCTCACTTCTGGACTTGTTACCGTTTCCACAACAAG GTGGTGTCTCTCTACCTCAGCTGTGTAGACAAGTCTCAACATGGAATGGTGCTGGAGAGACTTCACTACATGATGCCCACTAACATCGCACTGGCACTCAG GTTGCTGCACCAAGAGTGGACTGAAGGAAACCTGGAACACATGGGCTTTCAGGCCAGGATGTTGACCAGCAGTGCTCCAAAGTCGTTGGCCTCTTGGAAAAT AGCCATTGCCGTGGAAACGGAGCTAAGGCACCTGTCAGAGGTGAGGCGCCGTGGAAATGAGACACCGAATCATTCAGTCAAGCTATTGATGTTAATGCCTCATATTGGAGGACTGTATCTCAACATCCCAGAATTTTCTTTTCCATGGAGATGGAAGATGGCAAGCCGCACTCTCCATCTTCATACCAAATACGGCAGCATGAAACCATTATTAGTATTTGCTAATTTGATTTTTATTAGCTAA